TTTTGTACGCACCACCATataatggggggtatactaatctagtcattccgtttgtatcacctcgaaatattgatctaggatcccataaagtatatatattcttgatcatctcgacattcagagtcgaactagccctgtccatccgtccgtcagtctgtcgaaatcacgatagcggccgaacgcgtaaagctagccgcttgaaattttccttacttacttttattttaattggctatgacagaatatttcttccactagccgaacgtagaatagcgttccaagcgcctcgatcttctgcgctcattctaaaatctcacaacttgatctttccatcggacttttggtcttcccggtgtgcgtgtaccaccgtgtttgccctcaaaggacttctttgctggagcttcttcatccattctgacaacatgacctagccaacgcagccgttgtattttgatgcgtgtaactatgctatcgtcgtcatacagctcatacagctcgtggttcatacgtcgcctatattctccgttaacgcaaactggtccatatattttacgaagaatttttctctcaaacactcctagcactgcctcatccgccttcacaagtacccatgcttcagaaccatataacagcacgggtagtatcagtgtcttgtaaagtgtagtcttcgtctgtcgagaggtggccttgtttctaaactgcttacttagtccaaagtagcatctgtttgccagtattattcttcgctttatctcaaaactggtgtcattcgtttcggttacgacggtgccgaggtagataaagttactgactatctcaaagttgtggttcccaactttctccatgttctttatctgctcggttgtacaaggcttgaaattttcacagatacttaatattgatgtaggttatgGGGATcccaaatggcccatatcggttcagatttgtctgaACTTTTACGTTTGATGTTCTgcattgacttccaacaactgtgccaagtacgatccaaatcggtcaagaacctgatatagctcgcatataaaccaatctcgcgagttgatttcttgagcccctggaatcctcaattttcacccgattgggctgaaattttacacatagtgttcccttatgactttcaacagctgtgccaagtacggtccggtctataacttgttatagctcccatataaacctgatatagctcccatataaaccgatttccagattgtattccttgagccccaggatgctgcaatttttttttatttacctgaactttttcatgtagtgttctatatcgacttccaagaactgtgccaagtaaggcataaatcggtctataacctgataaacctgatatagctcccatataaaccgatctcccgatttgacgacttgagcccctggaagcttaaattttcatccgatttggcttaaattttgcacgtagtgttttgtgaagacttctaataactgtgtcaagtacggtccaaatcggtctataacctgatatagccccatataaactgatctcccgatttgacttcttgagcccctggaagcctcaatttacatgcgatttggctgaaattttgcacatagtatcctggctttcaacaactgtgttaagtacggttcgaattggtcacgaacctgatatagctcccatataaacccatcttccaatttgatttcttgtgcccctgaaagtctcaatttttatccgattttgctgaaagtttgctcatagtgttctgttatgacttcaaataactgtgccaaatacggttcaaatcggtctataacctgatatagctccgatataaacagatctccctatttgacttcttgagcccctggaagcctcaatttacaagcgatttggctgaaattttgaatgtggcgctctgttatgacttccaataactgcgccaagtacagttcaaatcggtctataacctgatatagctcccatataaaccgatttcccgatttgatttcatgagcccctggaagcctcaatttacatgcgatttggctgaaattttgcacatagcgttctgttacggcttccaatAAATttatcaagtacggtccgaatcggtcaggaatttgatatagctcccatataaacccatcttccgatttgacttcttgagcccctggaagcctcaattttcatccgatttgacttaaattttgcacgtagtgttctgttaagacttccaacaactgtgctaagtacggtccgaatcagtcataaacctgatatacctcccatgtaaaccgatctctcgatttgacttcttgagcccctggaagcctcaattctcatccattttagctgaaattttgaatgcggtgttctgttatggcttccaacaaactgtgttaagtacggtttaaattggttaagaagctgatatagctcccatataaaccgatttcccgatttgacttcctgagcccctggaagcctcaacattttgcacatagtgttctgttatgactcccaaaccaagtacggtccaaatcggtctacaaccaggtatagctcccatatttttgcagaatccatggtggtgggtttccaagattcggtccggccgaacgtagcgcgcttttacttgtttttgatatgTATTATGGatgattttattaaataattttttacacaaaaactaTCAAACTCGTCTCCAGATTAAACTTTCATATTTTTACCTAAGCTGTTTCAAAAACCCAAAACAAATCTATTTCATTTTTATCTCTTTAAAGTTAATAAACTTTGAATCATTTTCATTATTCTCATTCCAGCTATTCAAGTTATTATTTGGTATCCCATATTTAGCCTCTATCAAGAGTTACGTAAAACTACAGTCAATCCAGGTGACGATTATGATGCCTGCCCAACAAAAGAACCATCTGCTGATGGTGAGGCGTATCCACAAAAAACCGATGATAATACCCCAACAGAAACCGATAATCCCACAGAAATGGGTCATTAGTCATCGAAGTGGCAGATAGTGGAATGATGATGCCATTAATTTGAGATTATTGTTTTTAGAATTAACCAGAGATTAATATCATAAAttagaataaaaataattaaaaaaaaaatttagtaatttATCGAATTAAAAGCCTTTTAATACATACTAACAAAACCAAAAGTAAACTTTAGTCTTCAGCAAATAGACAAATGAATGTACTTTCACACATAGGTGTATGCCTTCATTAGAGTGTCTTTGAAATCCAAAGGATTTGTAGGAAACATATGCCTTttcttttgatcccaataagtgAAATATGAAATAGAATGCCGATTGCTTAACTGTATCAATATTGGAGGCCACcctagtgcagaggttagcatgtgtgTCCAAGACGCTAAAcgattgggttcgaatcctggcgacaatTGTGACCTGACAAGCCATATAAAAACAACTTATCTTTGAAGAGATGTCACCCTGCGGCAATCCGTTTGTGCTCGTCTATGATAGAAGATCTGTTATTTTtcagattaaacttgaatcagccAAAACTCCTGATATGCGAAAAGTTTGCcctctattccttagtggaatgatgGGGCGCAATTGCAAACTGGTTAGCTGCTAACTGGATTATGTAGGACATTTCAGGAGGTCCGGGAAGCCCATTAGTCTATCTTAAATGTTGGTCCCTTTTCATTAGTGAGGATATAATCGCTGCTAACCTCCATAGAcagtctcccatataaaccgaattgacCTTTTGAGCCTTTAAATGCCCCattctagcaacatgtaagctactTCCTTCAGATAAGGCCCAAGGGCAATGAATGTCTTATGACAGATTATTTTTGTTATAGATATTCATTAATAATTCTGGAAGTTTTCtccttatttttgttttgttttatttgaaagttCCCCAACAAATTTCAATATGATTGCAGGTGTTTTCTCCTCTCGTTTTAAACCTCTATCGGAGCTGTGGCGGTTTTATGACAACCAAATGTACCGGTGGCATAACATTGGTGAGTAGGTTGTATCACGGCTTTAGGATTACGAATTGCTTTGTATTGTTTATAGATAGGATACCACATGCCAGAAACAAACACTGGaagaattaaagaaaattaattttccaattCGACAGACATTGAGTCTCGCTTTCGCTGCTCTACAACACTACTTACCTTCTATGAAAAGGTTTAAGGCTTCTTCCATAAAGGAATCGTCATCATCCGTTTCCATGACAAACTGCCACACACTACCCACTACGACATGCAAGAAGGAAATGACGAGCCAAGGCGAAATGAAATTGgcaattttctaaaacaagAAAACAGAAAGCACATAAGGAGGGGAAATATCTCAAAGTTCTAAAAGATGGCATTATCCTTGAGTCAATAGCATACCTTCTTAAGGCCCACATACAAGAAGATTGAGGCAGCAAGTATAGTTATATCCATAACTAGTTCAAGGGTATATTCGGCTATTTGGACACCtgtaaaaatatttggaaaaaagttaaaacttctcttcttttaaatacttCACCCTGAGATACTAACGTGACAAGCTTTTCAATTCATCGCCATCCGGGGCGGCCATGTCAGGATCAGTGGTTGTAGAGTTATCgttatcatcatcatcgaaAATGTCCTCGATGAAATTGTATAGTCCCATCAAACCTCCAATGTAATAGAGGCTGGACAACGAGaagaaaaatatggaaaatcCCGCTATAAAAAAGGGCCACTTTGAACCGGCCATTTTTAGGTTTTAGTTCTTTCAAATCGGGCTATTGCTTTAAAATGAGCAGCcttaaagaattttttcaagttttaaaTCGTTTTTGTCATTCAGCATAATATGTGCTGATAATTTGAAACCATATTCGGCAGATTCTTAGTTGGGTCATTATTGCAGCGGCTAGACGTTATCATTTTAGTGCCCTCTAAATCTGACattgaaaatacataatttgttatgtgcaaaaaatttttgaaataaataagagCAAAGTGACTATACCAGTGTACATGGAGTTTTAATCAAAAATCGTGCTGTACTTTTATACCCGC
The genomic region above belongs to Stomoxys calcitrans chromosome 5, idStoCalc2.1, whole genome shotgun sequence and contains:
- the LOC106090967 gene encoding uncharacterized protein LOC106090967 yields the protein MAIDTISNVAIFIASVFLIIGIKRRHHTFVAPWVFVVAICVVLNLLKLIPNQETLLQSLVSVAIQVIIWYPIFSLYQELRKTTVNPGDDYDACPTKEPSADGEAYPQKTDDNTPTETDNPTEMGH
- the LOC106090976 gene encoding uncharacterized protein LOC106090976; this translates as MGLYNFIEDIFDDDDNDNSTTTDPDMAAPDGDELKSLSRVQIAEYTLELVMDITILAASIFLYVGLKKKIANFISPWLVISFLHVVVGSVWQFVMETDDDDSFMEEALNLFIEVFVSGMWYPIYKQYKAIRNPKAVIQPTHQCYATGTFGCHKTATAPIEV